One genomic window of Gracilinema caldarium DSM 7334 includes the following:
- a CDS encoding CheR family methyltransferase, with translation MSDFLTDAEFEQFRKLIYDESGIHFSATNRSILESRIKEQLRANNLEHVQDYYIKVSKNKEELKEFLDSITTNLTRFFRNQAHFDALEKHVIPELIKIKKPLNDTRIKIWSAGCSTGEEPYTIAMLMKEVLDPPWKAEIVASDISLKSLMVGKEGFYTDAKIAGVPDNYLKKYFDRVEGGYRIHDDIKAMIRFDYHNLKNDSGLRGMDVVFCRNVLIYFDETAQKAVIERFWEAMASKSFLFIGHSESLFGMNTRFEFLKTEWSTLYRKYT, from the coding sequence ATGAGTGATTTCCTAACCGATGCAGAATTCGAACAGTTCCGTAAGCTGATTTACGATGAAAGCGGAATCCATTTCTCTGCAACCAACAGATCAATCCTTGAAAGCCGTATTAAAGAGCAGTTACGGGCTAATAATCTTGAACATGTACAGGATTATTATATAAAAGTTTCTAAAAATAAAGAAGAACTTAAGGAATTTCTCGATTCAATCACCACAAACCTCACACGATTTTTCCGTAATCAAGCCCATTTTGATGCATTAGAAAAACATGTTATTCCTGAACTTATAAAGATTAAAAAACCTCTCAACGACACAAGAATTAAGATTTGGAGCGCTGGTTGTTCAACCGGCGAAGAACCCTACACTATAGCCATGTTGATGAAAGAAGTTCTCGATCCGCCATGGAAAGCAGAGATCGTAGCCAGTGATATCAGCTTAAAATCACTGATGGTAGGTAAGGAGGGATTCTATACGGATGCAAAAATAGCAGGTGTTCCGGATAACTACCTAAAAAAATACTTTGACCGTGTGGAAGGGGGCTATCGCATTCATGATGATATCAAGGCTATGATCCGATTCGATTACCACAATCTAAAAAATGATTCGGGTCTCCGTGGTATGGATGTAGTTTTCTGCCGGAATGTCCTTATCTATTTTGATGAAACTGCCCAAAAGGCGGTCATTGAACGGTTCTGGGAAGCAATGGCCTCAAAATCGTTCTTATTTATCGGACATTCAGAATCACTATTTGGGATGAATACCCGTTTTGAATTTCTGAAAACTGAGTGGTCAACCCTATATCGAAAATACACCTGA
- a CDS encoding protein-glutamate methylesterase/protein-glutamine glutaminase: protein MADEISVLIVDDSALMRNLISRMVEATPGLIVADRAMNGDFALQKIERCKPDVIVLDLEMPQMNGIEFLKERKRRGIDVPVIILSSIARRGAEITMEALSLGASDFIMKPSDTQHDDIQSIKEHLTNLLLVYGKQYRQSKGLQTPSILATPPKTPQKLSELPQPVKPVRPANAPKPGPIEIIAIGISTGGPNALREVFAKLDKDLPAPIVVVQHMPPGFTEEFAKSLDKLCPLEVKEAAEGDIIKPGRILIAPGDKHLEVEKRPLATVAHISEAPPVNGHRPSADVLFASVAKEFGNRALGVIMTGMGKDGAKELGSILNSGGLTLGQDEVTSIVYGMPKVAWEMGHVMEQVPLSKMAERICTLAKDYQTGG, encoded by the coding sequence GTGGCTGACGAAATTTCCGTTTTAATTGTCGATGACTCTGCGCTTATGCGTAATCTAATATCTCGTATGGTAGAAGCAACGCCCGGTCTTATAGTAGCGGATAGGGCTATGAATGGTGATTTTGCCCTTCAAAAGATTGAGCGCTGTAAACCAGATGTTATTGTACTTGATCTTGAAATGCCTCAGATGAATGGGATCGAATTCCTAAAGGAAAGGAAACGGCGGGGTATCGATGTTCCGGTCATTATTCTTTCTTCCATAGCCCGAAGGGGTGCTGAAATTACCATGGAAGCCCTGTCACTTGGTGCAAGTGACTTTATTATGAAGCCCTCCGATACTCAACATGATGATATTCAGAGCATTAAGGAACATCTTACCAATTTACTCCTTGTATATGGCAAGCAATACCGCCAGAGTAAGGGTTTACAAACACCGTCAATTCTTGCTACTCCCCCGAAGACACCTCAAAAACTATCGGAACTACCACAGCCCGTTAAACCTGTTCGCCCGGCAAATGCCCCTAAACCAGGGCCAATCGAAATAATTGCCATTGGGATTTCAACTGGAGGCCCCAATGCACTTCGAGAAGTTTTTGCTAAACTTGATAAGGATCTTCCTGCTCCCATTGTGGTGGTGCAACACATGCCTCCGGGCTTTACCGAAGAATTCGCAAAAAGCCTAGATAAACTTTGTCCTCTTGAGGTCAAGGAGGCTGCAGAGGGTGATATTATTAAACCAGGACGTATTCTCATCGCACCTGGAGATAAACATCTTGAGGTAGAAAAGCGACCACTTGCTACGGTGGCTCATATTTCCGAGGCACCGCCTGTTAACGGTCACCGGCCTTCGGCAGATGTGCTTTTCGCATCCGTAGCAAAGGAATTCGGCAACCGAGCATTGGGAGTCATCATGACCGGTATGGGAAAAGACGGAGCTAAAGAATTAGGATCGATTCTTAATTCCGGGGGCTTGACTCTTGGCCAGGATGAAGTAACTTCTATAGTATACGGGATGCCAAAGGTTGCTTGGGAAATGGGCCATGTGATGGAACAGGTTCCACTCTCAAAGATGGCAGAACGAATCTGTACCTTGGCAAAGGACTATCAAACAGGAGGTTGA
- a CDS encoding transglycosylase domain-containing protein has protein sequence MPRKKNTVPVVHYDPETELSIISDCLKIKLSQKKSSSPQKSLIIFITSILKGLAWLHLVFILTTSFCLFLFKYINPGVTTLMLYRKYLYNYKIQAPRYIPLEKIPKTIQTMTIKVEDGDFYKHHGIIPAAIKNAWKLNQQFGEPVYGGSTITMQTARTIFLVPEKSYIRKYLEAIIALEMEAILGKKRILELYFNYAEWGKGIFGIETASRYYYKTGVRSISTDQAIRFVTILSSPLRYGPYNFQRNGILRSRYNYLVKRFAE, from the coding sequence ATGCCCAGAAAGAAAAATACTGTACCAGTAGTTCACTATGATCCGGAAACAGAATTATCTATCATTTCTGATTGTTTAAAAATCAAATTGTCACAAAAAAAAAGCTCATCACCTCAAAAGTCACTTATTATTTTTATTACAAGTATTCTAAAAGGTCTTGCATGGCTTCATCTAGTATTTATCCTGACAACTTCGTTTTGTCTTTTTTTATTTAAATATATCAATCCCGGTGTCACAACACTGATGTTGTATCGTAAGTATTTGTATAATTACAAAATACAAGCACCACGGTACATTCCTCTAGAGAAAATTCCTAAAACCATACAAACCATGACGATCAAAGTTGAAGATGGTGATTTTTATAAGCATCATGGCATTATACCCGCAGCAATAAAAAACGCATGGAAATTGAACCAGCAATTTGGTGAGCCCGTCTATGGCGGAAGCACCATCACCATGCAAACCGCTAGAACTATTTTTCTTGTGCCAGAAAAATCCTATATACGAAAATACCTCGAAGCCATTATTGCCTTGGAAATGGAAGCAATACTGGGGAAAAAACGCATTCTAGAGCTTTATTTTAATTATGCTGAATGGGGAAAAGGGATCTTTGGAATAGAAACGGCGTCACGGTATTATTATAAAACCGGAGTCCGCTCAATTAGCACAGACCAGGCAATACGGTTTGTCACAATACTTTCATCTCCCCTTCGTTATGGTCCCTATAATTTTCAGCGTAATGGTATTTTACGAAGTCGCTATAATTATTTGGTCAAACGTTTTGCGGAATAA
- a CDS encoding tetratricopeptide repeat protein codes for METAATLNDSAIALTEANRPKEAISLFRKALAMEPANPLLWLNLGIAQQKAGDYTSAMDSFYRCLSFDSTMAEAWNALGLIHYELEHFEKSEACYKKALQQERRSPKSWNNLGVLYFTMGSYEEARHCFEQAVSLSPHYYDALYNLRDTCNELGDTRAAVEFGRRLGELNNSKPIRLS; via the coding sequence ATGGAAACAGCTGCTACGTTAAACGATTCTGCCATTGCCCTGACCGAAGCAAACAGACCGAAAGAAGCAATTTCCCTGTTCCGCAAGGCCCTTGCAATGGAACCTGCTAATCCCCTGTTATGGCTGAACCTTGGTATTGCCCAGCAAAAAGCCGGAGATTATACCAGTGCCATGGACAGCTTTTACCGTTGTTTGTCCTTTGACAGCACGATGGCTGAAGCCTGGAATGCTCTCGGTTTAATCCATTATGAGCTTGAGCACTTTGAAAAGTCTGAGGCTTGTTATAAAAAGGCATTGCAACAGGAGCGGCGTTCACCGAAAAGCTGGAACAATTTAGGGGTGCTATACTTTACCATGGGTAGTTATGAGGAAGCCCGACACTGTTTTGAACAGGCTGTAAGCTTATCACCTCATTACTATGATGCTCTGTATAATTTACGAGACACCTGTAATGAGCTCGGTGATACCAGAGCGGCCGTTGAATTTGGACGCCGTTTAGGAGAACTGAACAATTCAAAACCTATTCGTTTGTCCTAA
- a CDS encoding TIGR00282 family metallophosphoesterase, which produces MRILYISEIVGKVGVFAVKKILPSLKKEKHIDFVIANADGTTGGYGLGRNHAGYLRKLGIDVLTTGDCCFYKKDLVQNFDRLPYVLRPLNISPYAPGFGSRTYQVGTEKVAIAVLLGQGGFDRLHAENPFIKLPELLERLRRETPYVIIEFHASTTAEKRSLFAQAEGLCSAVIGSHSRVQTADARITQGGTATITDAGRTGSINSVGGTDAKVRIQEYLTGIPDWSRDTWDQIELQALFIEIAPNGKATSISPLQIVCQEVPHEGDRKDIEN; this is translated from the coding sequence TTGAGAATTTTGTATATTAGCGAAATCGTTGGTAAGGTCGGAGTTTTTGCAGTAAAAAAAATACTGCCTTCGTTAAAGAAAGAAAAGCATATCGATTTTGTCATTGCCAATGCCGATGGAACTACCGGCGGCTATGGCCTTGGCCGCAATCATGCCGGATACCTCAGAAAACTTGGTATCGATGTACTCACCACCGGAGACTGTTGTTTTTATAAAAAAGATCTGGTTCAAAATTTTGATCGATTACCATATGTGCTGAGGCCCCTTAATATCAGTCCCTATGCTCCTGGCTTTGGAAGCCGTACCTACCAGGTTGGCACTGAAAAAGTTGCCATTGCAGTTCTATTGGGACAGGGAGGTTTTGACCGGCTCCATGCAGAAAATCCCTTCATCAAACTGCCTGAACTTTTAGAGCGTCTTCGCCGGGAGACACCCTATGTCATTATTGAGTTTCATGCCTCTACCACTGCAGAAAAACGTTCCCTTTTTGCACAGGCGGAGGGCCTCTGCTCGGCCGTAATCGGTTCCCATAGCAGAGTTCAAACCGCCGATGCCCGCATTACCCAGGGCGGAACCGCTACAATTACCGATGCGGGCCGTACAGGAAGCATCAATTCAGTAGGCGGGACTGATGCCAAGGTCCGGATTCAGGAATACCTGACTGGCATACCTGACTGGAGCCGGGATACCTGGGACCAAATTGAATTACAAGCCCTTTTTATTGAAATCGCACCTAATGGAAAGGCGACGTCGATTTCGCCCTTGCAAATTGTTTGTCAGGAGGTCCCCCATGAAGGAGATCGGAAGGATATTGAAAATTGA
- a CDS encoding SoxR reducing system RseC family protein, producing MKEIGRILKIEGDLVIIKGGELAACFGCMNEECKNNGKQFTAQNSLNLPIEEGQLVEIENKTSTAMLQGITVFLPPVLLFILGYVLTGRMVPTSSDDVRVGIGVAALFFGFFITYWVRKLLPTKGSPYITKIIKDYSEAIAIGQLEQQP from the coding sequence ATGAAGGAGATCGGAAGGATATTGAAAATTGAAGGTGACCTTGTCATCATTAAAGGTGGAGAACTGGCTGCCTGTTTTGGTTGTATGAATGAAGAATGCAAAAATAATGGGAAACAATTTACTGCACAGAATTCATTAAACCTGCCTATCGAAGAAGGGCAGCTGGTCGAAATAGAAAATAAGACCAGTACCGCAATGCTGCAAGGTATTACGGTATTTCTGCCACCAGTACTGCTTTTCATCCTTGGTTATGTACTTACCGGCCGTATGGTTCCTACAAGTTCAGATGACGTCCGTGTTGGAATAGGCGTAGCGGCTCTCTTTTTTGGCTTCTTTATCACCTATTGGGTACGAAAACTATTGCCCACAAAGGGTTCACCCTACATTACGAAAATCATTAAGGACTATTCCGAAGCAATCGCCATAGGACAACTTGAACAACAACCTTAG
- a CDS encoding Hsp20/alpha crystallin family protein — MKGNKVYVDLGTIFDEIFEAAQNFSDEFQSNFSKYGNRFGEGAPHPFGDQGPFGFAQDENVDYYPNYSYPPMNVYMLPDRTLVFEFALAGFDEKNISLSFQGDYMVFSAKINPEYQLEENIRYFKRRLKLKDIEKQKYYVPLDKFDQEKVKAVYRNGILKVTIPPKEEPAGTEGIKIEIIKEGE, encoded by the coding sequence ATGAAAGGAAACAAGGTATATGTCGATTTAGGGACGATCTTCGATGAAATTTTCGAAGCCGCACAGAATTTCAGCGATGAATTCCAGTCAAACTTCAGCAAGTACGGTAATCGTTTTGGCGAGGGAGCACCTCACCCCTTTGGTGATCAGGGGCCCTTCGGTTTTGCCCAGGACGAAAATGTAGACTACTATCCCAATTATTCCTACCCGCCCATGAATGTCTACATGCTTCCTGACCGGACTCTTGTTTTCGAGTTTGCCCTGGCGGGTTTTGACGAAAAGAACATCAGCCTCTCATTCCAGGGAGACTATATGGTGTTCTCTGCCAAAATTAACCCCGAATACCAGTTGGAAGAAAACATACGATACTTTAAGCGCCGGCTTAAGCTCAAGGATATTGAAAAACAGAAATACTATGTTCCCCTGGACAAATTCGACCAGGAAAAGGTTAAAGCAGTTTACCGGAACGGTATCCTCAAGGTAACCATTCCTCCCAAGGAAGAACCTGCCGGTACCGAAGGCATTAAAATCGAAATTATTAAAGAAGGTGAATAG
- a CDS encoding NADH-dependent [FeFe] hydrogenase, group A6 encodes MVNLTINGMPVQVEEGTSILDAAKKTNIKIPTLCYNPDLPPWAACGICIVRMEGSPKMVRACTTPVAEGMKVITHDPEIIQVRRTVVELILSNHPNDCLQCPRNGNCELQTLAAEFGIREVPFQNIVKDLKKDESNPSIILDPKKCVRCGRCVKVCQDMQNVWAIEFLGRGISGRIASAADVPLGESPCIKCGQCSAHCPVGAIYERDDTRKVWAALQNKDIHPVVQIAPAVRVALGEEFGLEPGTIITKKIYAALRRLGFKTVFDTNFAADLTIMEEGTELVKRLTEGKGDIPLITSCCPAWVDYLEKYYPEMIPHFSTAKSPQQMMGAMIKAYWAQKAGVDPAKVFSVSIMPCTAKKWEIDRNDDMKSSGYQDVDVSITTRELARMIKQAGIDILNLPDEEADSPLGPYTGAGTIFGATGGVMEAAVRTAYFLVTKKEMGDVNFIPARGLQGVKEAEVDMNGTKIRIAVAHQMGNIAAVLEKIKEAKAAGKETPYHFVEVMACRGGCIAGGGQPYGCTDEVRSKRIAGIYADDEKSTYRCSHQNPFIKQVYDEFLGEPNDHKAHELLHTHYVARPLYQK; translated from the coding sequence ATGGTTAATCTGACGATAAATGGCATGCCGGTTCAGGTAGAAGAAGGTACTTCTATTCTCGATGCGGCTAAAAAGACAAACATTAAAATACCGACCCTCTGCTATAATCCCGATCTGCCCCCATGGGCGGCTTGCGGCATCTGTATTGTCCGGATGGAAGGCTCCCCCAAAATGGTACGGGCCTGTACCACCCCTGTGGCCGAGGGTATGAAGGTAATTACCCACGATCCTGAAATTATTCAGGTTCGCCGCACCGTGGTGGAACTAATTTTGTCTAACCATCCCAACGATTGTCTCCAGTGTCCCCGGAATGGTAACTGTGAACTGCAGACTCTGGCAGCCGAGTTCGGTATCCGAGAAGTACCCTTCCAGAACATTGTAAAGGACCTAAAAAAGGATGAATCGAATCCCTCCATTATTCTGGATCCCAAAAAATGTGTCCGCTGTGGGCGCTGTGTTAAGGTGTGTCAGGATATGCAGAACGTATGGGCCATCGAGTTCCTTGGCCGTGGAATAAGCGGTCGTATAGCTTCCGCAGCCGATGTTCCCCTTGGTGAAAGCCCCTGTATCAAATGCGGTCAGTGTTCCGCCCACTGTCCGGTTGGCGCTATTTATGAACGGGATGATACCCGGAAAGTCTGGGCAGCCCTGCAGAATAAGGACATCCACCCAGTTGTACAGATTGCTCCTGCTGTCCGTGTTGCTCTTGGTGAAGAATTTGGTCTTGAACCTGGAACCATTATCACTAAGAAAATTTATGCTGCCCTTCGCCGGCTTGGCTTTAAGACCGTCTTTGATACCAACTTTGCGGCAGACCTTACTATCATGGAGGAAGGTACAGAACTGGTTAAGCGACTCACCGAAGGAAAAGGTGACATCCCGCTTATCACTTCCTGTTGCCCTGCCTGGGTAGACTACCTAGAAAAATACTACCCTGAAATGATCCCCCATTTCTCCACTGCCAAGAGTCCCCAGCAGATGATGGGTGCCATGATTAAGGCCTACTGGGCTCAGAAGGCAGGGGTGGATCCTGCAAAGGTCTTCTCTGTTTCAATCATGCCCTGTACCGCCAAGAAATGGGAAATTGACCGAAATGATGATATGAAGTCCTCCGGATATCAGGATGTTGATGTTTCCATTACCACCCGGGAATTAGCCCGGATGATTAAACAGGCTGGCATTGATATCCTGAACCTCCCCGATGAAGAGGCTGATAGTCCGCTTGGTCCCTATACCGGTGCTGGTACCATCTTTGGAGCAACCGGCGGTGTTATGGAGGCTGCTGTTCGTACTGCCTATTTCCTTGTTACCAAGAAGGAAATGGGAGATGTCAATTTTATTCCTGCCCGGGGTCTTCAGGGGGTAAAGGAAGCTGAAGTTGATATGAACGGAACGAAGATCCGGATTGCTGTAGCCCATCAAATGGGTAATATTGCTGCTGTACTGGAGAAAATTAAGGAAGCAAAGGCTGCCGGAAAGGAAACTCCCTACCACTTTGTAGAAGTCATGGCCTGTCGTGGCGGTTGTATCGCTGGTGGTGGTCAGCCCTATGGCTGTACCGACGAGGTTCGGTCCAAGCGGATTGCCGGTATCTATGCGGATGATGAAAAGTCCACCTATCGGTGTTCACACCAGAACCCCTTCATCAAGCAGGTCTATGATGAGTTCCTTGGTGAACCTAACGATCACAAGGCTCATGAGCTTCTACACACCCACTATGTAGCCCGGCCATTGTATCAGAAATAA
- the nuoF gene encoding NADH-quinone oxidoreductase subunit NuoF codes for MAYNHYILVCGGTGCESNKSDEIYRNLIAEAEKQGVKDQVQIVKTGCFGFCEKGPIVKVLPEDSFYVEVKPEDAQVIIAEQIVKGREVKKLLYKKDEANKNKVAVEDIEFYQKQLRVVLRNCGVINPESIDEYIAREGYVALEKALFEMTPEQIIEELKISGLRGRGGAGFPTWLKWDIARKVPGDTKYMICNADEGDPGAYMDRSTIEGDPHSIIEAMVIAGKVIGAHQGYVYIRAEYPLAIDRLKIAIEQAKDYGLLGKNILGSGFDFDIEIRLGAGAFVCGEETALIQSIEGKRGMPVPKPPFPAQSGLWGKPTVINNVETLANIPVILTKGGAWLAKIGTEKSKGTKVFALTGKVNNSGLVEVPMGTTLREIIFDIGGGIKNGKKFKGVQTGGPSGGILTEKDLDTPIDYESLTALGSMMGSGGMIVMDEDDCVVDVSRFYMEFCVDESCGKCSPCRIGTTQIKNILEKIARGNGEMSDLDKLEEIGKAMTKASLCMLGGSAANPTLSTIRNFRDEYIEHIVDKKCRAGKCKHLVRFEIDPNKCIGCGLCARRCPVSCISGEKRQPHVIDASKCIKCGECYNVCKFGAVMKK; via the coding sequence ATGGCTTATAACCACTATATTCTCGTCTGCGGCGGTACGGGATGTGAGTCCAACAAGAGTGACGAGATTTATCGAAATCTGATCGCAGAAGCAGAAAAACAGGGTGTAAAGGATCAGGTTCAGATTGTAAAAACCGGCTGTTTCGGCTTCTGTGAAAAGGGACCGATCGTTAAGGTCCTGCCGGAAGACTCCTTTTATGTGGAAGTAAAACCTGAAGATGCTCAGGTCATTATTGCTGAACAGATTGTAAAGGGGCGAGAAGTTAAAAAGCTCCTGTATAAAAAAGATGAAGCTAATAAGAACAAAGTAGCTGTTGAGGATATAGAGTTCTACCAGAAACAGCTGCGGGTGGTACTGCGGAACTGCGGTGTCATCAATCCTGAAAGCATCGATGAATATATTGCCCGGGAAGGCTATGTAGCGCTGGAAAAGGCCCTCTTTGAGATGACCCCCGAGCAAATTATCGAAGAATTGAAAATTTCCGGTCTCCGGGGCCGTGGCGGTGCGGGATTCCCCACCTGGCTTAAGTGGGATATTGCCCGCAAAGTTCCTGGTGATACCAAATACATGATCTGTAACGCCGATGAAGGTGATCCCGGCGCTTATATGGACCGGTCTACCATCGAAGGGGACCCCCATTCCATCATCGAAGCCATGGTCATTGCCGGTAAGGTCATTGGTGCCCATCAGGGTTATGTGTATATCCGTGCTGAATATCCGCTTGCAATCGACCGGCTCAAGATCGCCATTGAACAGGCAAAAGATTACGGACTGCTTGGTAAAAACATTCTGGGCTCCGGTTTTGATTTTGACATCGAAATCCGGCTTGGTGCCGGTGCCTTCGTCTGTGGTGAGGAAACCGCCCTCATTCAGTCCATCGAAGGGAAACGGGGTATGCCCGTTCCGAAGCCTCCATTCCCAGCCCAGTCCGGTCTCTGGGGTAAGCCCACGGTCATCAACAATGTGGAAACCCTGGCCAATATTCCTGTTATTTTAACCAAGGGCGGCGCATGGCTTGCGAAGATTGGTACGGAAAAATCCAAGGGGACCAAGGTTTTCGCCCTTACCGGTAAGGTGAATAACTCAGGCCTTGTCGAAGTTCCCATGGGGACCACCCTCCGGGAAATTATTTTCGACATCGGTGGTGGTATTAAGAATGGAAAGAAATTCAAAGGTGTTCAGACCGGCGGTCCTTCCGGCGGTATCCTGACCGAAAAAGACCTGGATACCCCCATCGACTATGAGAGTCTGACTGCTCTTGGGTCCATGATGGGTTCCGGTGGTATGATCGTTATGGACGAGGACGACTGTGTGGTGGACGTTTCCCGGTTCTACATGGAATTCTGTGTGGATGAATCCTGCGGTAAATGTTCTCCCTGCCGTATCGGTACTACCCAGATTAAAAATATCCTGGAAAAGATTGCCCGCGGTAACGGTGAAATGTCAGATCTGGACAAGCTGGAAGAAATTGGTAAGGCTATGACCAAGGCTTCCCTCTGTATGCTGGGTGGTTCTGCGGCTAACCCGACCCTTTCCACGATTCGAAACTTCCGGGATGAATACATCGAACACATTGTGGATAAGAAGTGCCGGGCTGGGAAATGTAAGCACCTGGTACGGTTCGAAATCGATCCCAATAAATGTATTGGTTGTGGTCTCTGTGCCCGGCGCTGTCCGGTCAGCTGTATTTCCGGTGAAAAACGCCAGCCCCATGTCATTGATGCATCCAAGTGTATTAAATGCGGTGAATGCTACAATGTCTGTAAGTTCGGCGCTGTCATGAAGAAATAA
- a CDS encoding (2Fe-2S) ferredoxin domain-containing protein, which produces MAKMTLEELRKLRDSKKNDLRKRDTEGKNIQVIVGMGTCGIAAGAKVTLDAFLKALDEKNLVDQVLVRQTGCMGLCHSEPTVEVVMPGMPTVIYGKVDAKAAKDIVEKHLIGRELLDNLILDRPAVDIINAQ; this is translated from the coding sequence ATGGCAAAGATGACACTGGAAGAACTGAGAAAGCTCAGGGATTCCAAAAAAAATGACCTGCGCAAGCGGGATACGGAAGGAAAGAATATTCAGGTAATCGTCGGTATGGGAACCTGTGGTATAGCCGCTGGGGCAAAGGTTACCTTGGACGCGTTCCTGAAAGCCCTGGATGAAAAGAACCTGGTGGACCAGGTTTTGGTTCGTCAGACTGGCTGTATGGGGCTTTGTCACTCCGAACCAACCGTAGAGGTTGTTATGCCCGGTATGCCTACGGTTATTTACGGCAAGGTAGACGCAAAGGCTGCAAAGGACATTGTAGAAAAGCATTTAATCGGACGGGAACTGCTGGATAATCTCATCCTGGATAGGCCCGCTGTAGATATTATTAACGCTCAGTAA
- a CDS encoding sensor histidine kinase codes for MHFTVSDLVLDIVQNAAEAQSNIVTVILEESDTQFRFTVQDDGKGMTSEELQKALDPFHTDGIKHPHRKVGLGLPFLVQTAEQCGGGWDITSQKGQGTMVSAWFDLDNVDTPPLGDIPGLIRMILLLSGPKEFVVRRSLQRGGCVANYEVRKTELLDVLGDLEEAGSQVLLDQYLRSLEAED; via the coding sequence ATGCATTTTACCGTCAGCGATCTGGTGCTGGATATTGTACAAAATGCAGCTGAAGCGCAGTCCAATATCGTTACGGTAATACTGGAAGAATCGGATACACAATTCCGGTTCACGGTCCAGGATGATGGAAAGGGTATGACTTCTGAGGAGTTGCAGAAAGCCTTGGACCCTTTTCATACCGATGGGATAAAACATCCCCATCGCAAGGTTGGTTTGGGGTTGCCCTTTTTAGTGCAAACCGCTGAACAATGCGGAGGCGGATGGGATATTACATCTCAAAAAGGCCAGGGAACCATGGTTTCAGCCTGGTTTGACCTGGATAACGTGGATACCCCTCCCCTGGGGGATATTCCGGGCTTAATCAGAATGATTCTGTTGCTTTCTGGACCTAAAGAGTTTGTGGTACGGAGATCCCTGCAGAGGGGTGGTTGTGTTGCAAACTATGAGGTACGGAAAACAGAATTACTGGATGTCCTGGGTGATCTGGAAGAGGCTGGATCCCAGGTACTGCTGGATCAATATCTTCGTTCCTTAGAAGCGGAAGATTAA
- a CDS encoding complex I 24 kDa subunit family protein, giving the protein MASAYTTLSRDIEFPKELAAFIDEWKAKPGSLIMILHKIQETFGYIPREAAEKASRITGIPLARIYGVITFYHFFKTTKPGKYKISVCLGTACYLKGGQELINEARSILSLEEDGVTEDGLFSIDPVRCVGCCGLAPVITIGNDVYGKVTKDQLPDIIAKYQTAK; this is encoded by the coding sequence ATGGCATCAGCGTATACCACGCTCTCCCGCGACATCGAGTTCCCCAAGGAACTGGCCGCGTTTATCGACGAATGGAAGGCAAAACCCGGTAGCCTCATTATGATCCTGCACAAAATACAGGAAACCTTTGGCTACATTCCCCGGGAGGCTGCCGAAAAGGCTTCACGAATTACTGGCATTCCTTTGGCCAGAATTTATGGAGTTATTACCTTCTATCACTTCTTTAAGACCACCAAGCCGGGAAAATACAAAATTTCCGTTTGTCTCGGAACGGCCTGCTATCTTAAGGGCGGCCAGGAGCTCATTAATGAAGCCAGGTCCATATTGAGTCTTGAAGAAGACGGGGTTACCGAGGATGGATTATTCTCGATCGATCCGGTCCGCTGTGTCGGATGTTGTGGCCTAGCTCCGGTTATTACTATTGGCAACGATGTTTATGGAAAGGTAACTAAGGATCAGCTTCCGGATATCATTGCAAAGTATCAGACTGCAAAATAG